In Hydrogenispora ethanolica, the following are encoded in one genomic region:
- a CDS encoding outer membrane protein — MKTIVTTFTSVFIFMTFATATLAAPGPSWQLSAQQWKVDGSFNYDLHYEDSSQLLSKVSLPQKQQMTLFGLQYNFGNGKNFIRGQYGQTGLGNKGRGYDKDWTIPGLDILTDYGDMTAYGRQKVLSVDIGRTLVENERFSSAVFAGWGRQDTSNKLNDVVYHLSDGIPVGNLTQPDDGSYLNGKLSGPRIGIDNTIRFNSKLAMSAGVSVAYLSAKAYGHWANHTPAWDWIDTGNTLGVEMNAGLTYAINPNFTAELGYSDQYAKATGCNETLNGSSIPEKVDLEFAQHGFRLGMNYRF; from the coding sequence ATGAAAACGATCGTAACGACGTTTACCTCGGTCTTCATTTTCATGACGTTCGCCACTGCAACCCTAGCGGCTCCCGGACCCTCATGGCAACTCTCCGCCCAGCAATGGAAGGTTGACGGCTCTTTTAATTATGATCTACATTATGAGGACTCATCACAATTGCTATCCAAAGTCAGCCTGCCTCAAAAACAACAGATGACACTCTTCGGACTCCAATACAATTTTGGCAACGGTAAAAACTTCATCCGGGGACAATACGGCCAGACCGGCCTCGGCAATAAAGGCAGAGGTTATGATAAGGATTGGACCATTCCCGGCCTGGATATATTGACGGATTACGGCGATATGACAGCCTATGGCCGCCAGAAGGTGCTGTCGGTCGATATCGGCAGGACGCTGGTGGAAAACGAGCGTTTTTCGAGCGCTGTTTTTGCCGGTTGGGGCCGGCAAGACACCAGCAACAAGCTGAATGATGTGGTTTATCATCTTTCGGACGGCATTCCCGTCGGTAATCTGACCCAACCCGACGATGGAAGTTATCTCAATGGCAAGCTCAGCGGCCCGCGCATCGGAATTGACAATACCATCCGTTTCAACTCGAAGCTGGCGATGTCGGCAGGGGTCAGCGTTGCATATCTTTCGGCCAAAGCCTATGGCCATTGGGCCAATCACACCCCGGCCTGGGACTGGATCGACACCGGTAACACCTTGGGGGTTGAAATGAATGCCGGTCTAACCTACGCCATCAACCCTAATTTTACCGCCGAATTAGGCTACTCCGATCAATACGCCAAAGCCACCGGCTGTAATGAAACGCTCAACGGCAGCTCCATTCCGGAAAAGGTCGATCTGGAATTTGCGCAACACGGCTTCCGACTGGGCATGAATTACCGGTTTTAA